In Rhineura floridana isolate rRhiFlo1 chromosome 6, rRhiFlo1.hap2, whole genome shotgun sequence, one genomic interval encodes:
- the NUCKS1 gene encoding nuclear ubiquitous casein and cyclin-dependent kinase substrate 1 isoform X2: MSRPVRNRKVVDYSQFQESDDADEEYGRDSAPPAKKIRSSPREAKNKRRSGKNSQEDSEDSEKDIKTKRNDSHSADEDFGSEDDLGADDGKADSDYESSQKNKKGKKVKPDKNKRATSKSRKRTAEDSEDEREDHKNVRQQRQAASKAASKQREMLMDDVGSEEEDQEEEEASFQENSGSDEDFLVEDDDDSDYGSSKKKNKKVAKKSKPERKEKKMPKPRLKATVTPSPVKGKGKGGRPTASKTSKEKTPSPKDDDEEPESPPEKKKSVSPPPDKSGDEGSEDEVPSGED; this comes from the exons ATGAGGAATATGGCAGAGATTCCGCCCCTCCAGCCAAGAAAATTCGTTCATCACCAAGGGAAGCAAAAAATAAGAGGCGGTCTGGAAAGAATTCTCAGGAGGATAG tgAGGATTCAGAAAAAGACATTAAGACAAAAAGAAATGATTCTCACTCAGCAG ATGAAGATTTTGGGAGTGAGGATGACTTAGGAGCAGATGATGGCAAAGCTGATAGTGACTATGAGAGTTctcaaaagaataaaaaaggaaaaaaagtgaaACCTGACAAGAACAAAAGAGCAACTTCTAAATCTAGGAAGAGGACTGCAG AGGACAGTGAGGATGAGAGAGAAGACCACAAAAATGTGCGTCAGCAGCGACAGGCAGCATCCAAAGCTGCTTCCAAGCAACGAGAAATGCTAATGGATGATGTGGGCAGTGAGGAGGAAgatcaggaagaagaggaggcatCATTTCAGGAAA ATTCTGGCAGCGATGAAGACTTCCTTgtggaagatgatgatgatagtgaCTATGGCAGTtcaaaaaagaagaacaaaaaagtGGCTAAGAAATCCAaaccagaaagaaaagaaaagaaaatgcctaAACCAAGGCTAAAGGCTACAG TTACACCCAGTCCAGTGAAGGGCAAAGGGAAGGGAGGCCGTCCCACAGCTTCAAAGACATCAAAAGAAAAGACCCCATCCCcaaaagatgatgatgaagagCCTGAAAGCCCTCCAGAAAAGAAGAAATCAGTTAGCCCTCCTCCAGACAAATCTGGGGATGAAGGGTCTGAAGATGAAGTACCCTCTGGTGAAGATTAA
- the NUCKS1 gene encoding nuclear ubiquitous casein and cyclin-dependent kinase substrate 1 isoform X3, which produces MSRPVRNRKVVDYSQFQESDDADEEYGRDSAPPAKKIRSSPREAKNKRRSGKNSQEDSEDSEKDIKTKRNDSHSADEDFGSEDDLGADDGKADSDYESSQKNKKGKKVKPDKNKRATSKSRKRTAEDSEDEREDHKNVRQQRQAASKAASKQREMLMDDVGSEEEDQEEEEASFQEITPSPVKGKGKGGRPTASKTSKEKTPSPKDDDEEPESPPEKKKSVSPPPDKSGDEGSEDEVPSGED; this is translated from the exons ATGAGGAATATGGCAGAGATTCCGCCCCTCCAGCCAAGAAAATTCGTTCATCACCAAGGGAAGCAAAAAATAAGAGGCGGTCTGGAAAGAATTCTCAGGAGGATAG tgAGGATTCAGAAAAAGACATTAAGACAAAAAGAAATGATTCTCACTCAGCAG ATGAAGATTTTGGGAGTGAGGATGACTTAGGAGCAGATGATGGCAAAGCTGATAGTGACTATGAGAGTTctcaaaagaataaaaaaggaaaaaaagtgaaACCTGACAAGAACAAAAGAGCAACTTCTAAATCTAGGAAGAGGACTGCAG AGGACAGTGAGGATGAGAGAGAAGACCACAAAAATGTGCGTCAGCAGCGACAGGCAGCATCCAAAGCTGCTTCCAAGCAACGAGAAATGCTAATGGATGATGTGGGCAGTGAGGAGGAAgatcaggaagaagaggaggcatCATTTCAGGAAA TTACACCCAGTCCAGTGAAGGGCAAAGGGAAGGGAGGCCGTCCCACAGCTTCAAAGACATCAAAAGAAAAGACCCCATCCCcaaaagatgatgatgaagagCCTGAAAGCCCTCCAGAAAAGAAGAAATCAGTTAGCCCTCCTCCAGACAAATCTGGGGATGAAGGGTCTGAAGATGAAGTACCCTCTGGTGAAGATTAA
- the NUCKS1 gene encoding nuclear ubiquitous casein and cyclin-dependent kinase substrate 1 isoform X1, translated as MSRPVRNRKVVDYSQFQESDDADEEYGRDSAPPAKKIRSSPREAKNKRRSGKNSQEDSEDSEKDIKTKRNDSHSADEDFGSEDDLGADDGKADSDYESSQKNKKGKKVKPDKNKRATSKSRKRTAEDSEDEREDHKNVRQQRQAASKAASKQREMLMDDVGSEEEDQEEEEASFQEKDSGSDEDFLVEDDDDSDYGSSKKKNKKVAKKSKPERKEKKMPKPRLKATVTPSPVKGKGKGGRPTASKTSKEKTPSPKDDDEEPESPPEKKKSVSPPPDKSGDEGSEDEVPSGED; from the exons ATGAGGAATATGGCAGAGATTCCGCCCCTCCAGCCAAGAAAATTCGTTCATCACCAAGGGAAGCAAAAAATAAGAGGCGGTCTGGAAAGAATTCTCAGGAGGATAG tgAGGATTCAGAAAAAGACATTAAGACAAAAAGAAATGATTCTCACTCAGCAG ATGAAGATTTTGGGAGTGAGGATGACTTAGGAGCAGATGATGGCAAAGCTGATAGTGACTATGAGAGTTctcaaaagaataaaaaaggaaaaaaagtgaaACCTGACAAGAACAAAAGAGCAACTTCTAAATCTAGGAAGAGGACTGCAG AGGACAGTGAGGATGAGAGAGAAGACCACAAAAATGTGCGTCAGCAGCGACAGGCAGCATCCAAAGCTGCTTCCAAGCAACGAGAAATGCTAATGGATGATGTGGGCAGTGAGGAGGAAgatcaggaagaagaggaggcatCATTTCAGGAAA AAGATTCTGGCAGCGATGAAGACTTCCTTgtggaagatgatgatgatagtgaCTATGGCAGTtcaaaaaagaagaacaaaaaagtGGCTAAGAAATCCAaaccagaaagaaaagaaaagaaaatgcctaAACCAAGGCTAAAGGCTACAG TTACACCCAGTCCAGTGAAGGGCAAAGGGAAGGGAGGCCGTCCCACAGCTTCAAAGACATCAAAAGAAAAGACCCCATCCCcaaaagatgatgatgaagagCCTGAAAGCCCTCCAGAAAAGAAGAAATCAGTTAGCCCTCCTCCAGACAAATCTGGGGATGAAGGGTCTGAAGATGAAGTACCCTCTGGTGAAGATTAA